The Sinorhizobium fredii USDA 257 region ATGGCAATTGTCTCCGGCGCATCGATCGCCGCTACCAAGATTGCTGCAGCGGCCAAGACGAGTTCGCTTTCGGATGACATTGCTATCATCAGCACTGCCCTCGCAGGCGATGATGTGATCGACGGTGGAGAAGAAGGAAACTATCTCAGGGGCCATGCGGGTAATGATGTCATTTCCGGCGGAAGTTCTTCGGATGACTTGTATGGCGACGATGGTAGTGACACACTTTATGGGAAATCGAGCGTCGATTACCTCTACGGTGGAAATGGGAATGACAAGCTAAATGGCGGAGCGTCCTACGATTACGTGTATGGCGGTGCTGGCTCTGACACTGCCACTTACGCCGGTGCGTCTGCAGGTGTGACTGCTAGTCTAGCCGATCCGAGCTCCAACACGGCCGACGCCCAGTGGGATAGCTATTCCTCCATCGAGAATTTGGAAGGCTCCAGCTATGCGGATCGTCTCGAGGGAGACGCAAATGCAAATACTCTTACTGGCGGCGCGGGCAGTGACGAACTGGTAGGAGGGGCCGGCAACGACACCCTCATCGGAGGCATGGGCGCGGACGAGCTCTTTGGCGAGTCCGGATTTGATACTGCCTCCTATGCAACCGCGACTGTGGGCGTGACTGCAAGCCTAGCTAATGCATCAGCGAACACGAATGAAGCCGCTGGAGATGTCTACAGCTCCATCGAGGTCCTTGTCGGCTCGAAATTTAACGACACTCTGTTTGGCAATGCCGGTGCCAACAACCTCTTCGGCGGCGATGGGAATGACACCTTGATTGGTGGGGCAGGCGCCGACGTCCATTACGGAGCCAATGGCATCGATACCGTGTCATACGCCGGCGCGACCTTGGGTGTGATCGCCAATATGGGCGATATCAGCGTGAATACCAACGACGCCACCGGCGACAAATACGACTCAATTGAGAATCTCGTGGGGTCAAATTACGCCGACAAGCTCTACGGGACTACTGGAGCAAACAATATTACCGGCGGCAATGGCAATGACCTTCTGCATGGATATTCCGGAAACGACGTGATCTATGGCGGTGCTGGCGCCGACCAGCTCTATGGCGGCTATGGGGCAGACAAGTTCATCTTCCGAGCGCTCTCCGATTCCAGTGCGGTCTCGTCTGATACGGTCTTCGACTTCCTACTCAGCGAGCAGGACAGGATCGATCTCTCCGCGATCGACGCGAATTCGAGCGTGGCGGGCAACCAGGCATTCAGCTTCATCGGCGTGGCAGCGTTTAGCGGCTCCGCCGGACAGTTGCGTGTCGTGAAGCAGACCTCTGATACCTACATCTACGGCGACTTGAACGGGGACAAAGTTGCCGACCTGAAGATCCATTTGGACGATGCCGTGACGCTGACGAAGGACTATTTTATGGCGTAGTCGGTCCCTCGGCCATCGAAACGATTGAATTAAAGCCTGCGGAAACGCGGGCCTTTTTCTTTCGCTCGTGACTAACGCTGCCTCCCTCGCGTGCCGCTGAAATCGTCGACAAGAGTGTGCTTCCGCCGATTAGATACGCTCAGACGCTCAGACGCTCAGACCATCCTGCTGCAAAATAGAAAAAGTTGATTGTTCTTTTGCGGCTATCTCTGGCACTCTGCAGCCGCGGGTTGAATTGAGGGGGGATGGTACCACGCAAGGAGGTTAAGATGGCCATTTTAACTGGAACGAGTGGAAACGATTCTCTCACAGGCACCGAGAACGAGACGAACTACATATCTGCGTTGGAGGGCGACGATACAGTAAGCGGTAGAAGTCTCCGCGATCAAATCTTCGGTGGAGACGGAACTGATGGTCTGTACGGCTACGATGGTTCAGACGACCTTTGGGGCGAAGCCGGAGATGATTCCATTTTCGGCGGCGAGGGTGATGACCAGATCTTGTCGGGAACCGGCAGCGATTCGGTTTTCGGCGAGGAAGGCGACGATTCAATCTATCTCTATGAAGCGTTGACCGGCGATGTGAAAACCGTGACCGCGGGCGCCGGCGACGACTACATTTATGCTGGAGTAAGCGCGGACTCACTGGACGGTGGCCGTGGTCAGGACGCGCTGGACTACGGCTCATCTGCATCCGGAGTGACAGTAAATCTTCTGACGGGCCAAGGCTCAGGCGGCTGGGCCACAGGAGATACATACCGGTCAATAGAAGATGTTTCCGGAACCGGATCTGACGACACTCTTACCGGTAACGGTAACTACAATGAGCTTCTGGGAACTTTTGGCAATGACCTTATCGAGGGCGGCGCTGGAGGTGATTACCTCGATGGTGGCGAGGACGTTGATATTCTCTCCTACCGCGGCTCTGACTCGGGAGTATACGTTGATCTCACGACCCAAACAGCATCGGGCGGCGACGCGCAGGGCGACACGATTCTGAATTTCGAAACGATCAATGCCAGCGATTTCAATGACGTGCTAGTTGGAGGGGATGATAGCAGCACTGTCAGGGCCTCCGGCGGTAACGACTCGATCTCCGGACGTGGCGGCATTGATCACCTCTTCGGCGATGCTGGCAACGATAGTTTTTATGGTGGTGCCGACGTCGACTTGCTGGACGCTGGATCCGGGAACGACCTGCTCAGAGGGGACTTAGGAGCTGACCAGCTAACTGGTGGCGATGGTGCCGACAGCTTTATGTTTCGCTGGGTATCGGACACAACTGCCGACATCTCCGGGCAGGATATCATCAGGGATTTCAGCCGAGGGCAGGGCGACTTGATCGATCTGGCCTATATCGATCCCAGCATCTCGACACCCGCGAACCAAGGCTTCTCATTCGTTGGAACAGCGGCATTTAGTGGCGGCATCGGAGAGCTACGTTACGAGGTTAGCGGCAGCGACACCTACATCTACGCTGACATCGACGGAGATCTTAGCGCGGACATGTCGATCATGATCGACAGCGTCATCGCTCTGCAAAACAGCGATTTCGTCCTTTAGCTGTGCCGTAGATCGCACCTCCGGCCCGCACTCTGCGGGCCATTTTTTTTTCCAAAGGGCAGAGACTTTCAGACTTTCCCAACAGCAACAAGGTGAACCGTGAACCAATGGGCAAACCGTGCCTTCCGGCGCGGCGAACCTCCTTAACTTGATCCGTGATGACAGAAGTCGGGCGCCTTTAGCCTTTAGTGTTTATGCCGGCGTCCGATGAAGATAGGTGGCGAGGGGCGGCATAAGAAATACGTGATTTTATCGCAAGGCGGCAGGGATCGACCTGCGCATGTGATGCGCCCCAACCATCAATCGGACCAATTTTTTCTTTGGAAAGCCGTCGCTTTTCTTGGCATGGCCCAATCAAGGCAGATATAGACGCACCCATGATCAGCTGCGAGTGGTGTGAATTCAGGCGGTGGAATGGCTACTTCAATTTTCAGAAAACTCAAAATTAATCTCGGATTTCGTCGAAGGCCACCAAAGAAAGCAGGATCTACAATTTGCCTATTTGGCACATCAAACGGCGTGGTAAAGAACGGATACGCTGATGTATTCAGCAAATCGCGGTATGATGTGCGACACTTTAAGAATTTTTCGCTTGGAGCGTGCACTAGCTCGTACGTTTTCTATTACGCGGATAAAGTAGACTTTTCGAAGATTGATTTCTGTATCCTTGATTTATGTGTCAATGACGGCCGATGGATCGAGAACAAGCAAGTATCCCCAGACACTTGGACAAAGGTCTTACGAGACTTTTGTAGCCGCGTAATGTCGGCTGGGTGCCTCCCGATCATTCTCATACTTCCTTCTCCTGATTTTGTGGCGAGTTCGCCAACCATCAGATCACTAGCTACCGACGTGTCTCGTGAACTACAGGTTCCTTTCTTTGACGGATATGACGTGCTCGCCAAGTCCCTTGACATAGGCGGCACCAAGCACGAGCGTTTCTTCCGCGATTCGATCCACGTCCATGAATGGTTCGGCCAGGAAATAGCGAAATTGATTGTTGCCGACCTTCCGCGAATTCGACGCGAGCGCCTTTCTCCTGGCCGCACACAACAAATCAGCGTCTCAAGGCATGAGCTTGTCACGATTGCCAGCCCACAGGGTGGGGAATCCGTGGAGCGGGGCACGTCCCTTATCAAAGAAAGATTCGTCCCGATACGCTCAGAGGATGCCGAAACAAACATCCCCGTTCCAACTGGTTCTCAGGCAGTATCGGTTTGCATCGATCTGATGTCTAGCAACGGTTATCTAGAATTGGTGGGCGACATTGCTGCACTTCAGAAGGTGACTAGCAGTTATTACTCGCCTCAGTGGAGCGAGTCTCCCAGGGCGCTCTTAGCATTTCGGCCGGTCGAAAAGGAAATACAAGCGTTGGGTAGGTGCAATAATAATCCGCGCAATTCCTGGCAAAGCCGGGAAGCCACTTGCCGGCGAAAATGCTTCTCAAGTAATGATGCACGCACTCGTGGTAAGAAAGCCAGAAACCAAAATAGACGTGCCGATAATGTATTCGGGGGATCTCGACATGGTGTCACTGATTCCATACAGTGATTTCGAAAGACTATGCGAAATGTCTTCGTCCGATCTTTCTGCGCGAACGGAAACGCGGATCATGGAGCACTGATGCCAAGCGCGGAGCAATGCGGTGTGAGCAATTGTTTAAGAAGGCAGACGCCATGAGGGGCAGATCTCGTAAGAGAGCGGAGGCTACTGTGCCGAGGATGCTAGCGCATCCAGCGATCAGCCTTGATCAAGTGTCACGGCTGCGGTCACATCGACGAGTGCATGGCAAGGTTGTCGAATTGGAACTTCTTGGAATTGATCGCGCTTGGCTCTAAACCGCCGAGGCGATACTCCGAGCGTGGGAAGGCTTGGCGCACGACGCAGCCGAGCGGGAGCAATGGCTAGAGGACTGCCCTCGAAGTTTAAGACGTGTCTATCGATTCTACTGGCGGATCACAGGACGCGAAGACGGAATATCATGCTTGAAAAGCGCCTGCGGCTTGGCGCATTTCATCTGGCGGCCTTGACCATTTCAAGGCCAATGCCTGATCTTCTCAGGCCACTTTGATATCGATCCGACATACATGCACAACGTGTGCGCCAATAGAGGCTTCGCGGAGTGCCTCCGATGGCGCACACGCATAGCGCATAAAGGCCCTCTCCACAGTGGAAAGGGCCTCGCTCAGACGATGCTCGTTAAACGACAAAGAAATCCGCTGCGGTGACCCCGAGGTCTGTGCTGACCGTCGCGAAATGAACTGAACCGCCGGCGGCATTTCCGTTGCTGTCGTAGAACAGTTTGCCGGTGTCACTCTCATAGATGATCCGGTCGCTGGCATCGGCCGCCAGGCCGGTGGTGTTCTTGACGAACTGCGCCGCAGTTAATGTCGCCGTACCGACAATCGCCGTGAAGACAGCGTTCTCCAGCCGAATCGTGTCATTGGCCACATTGAAGTCTGTGATGCTGTCCACGTTGGTCGTGGCGCTCAGTGTCGTATTGAAGAAGAAGCTGTCGTTTCCAAGCCCACCCGTCAGCTTATCCTTTCCCGCCCCTCCGTTCAGAATATTGTTCCCGCTGTTGCCGATCAGAGTGTTTGCGAGGCCGTTTCCGGTCGCGTTGGTGTTTCCCGTTCCAAGCAAGGTCAGGTTTTCGACGGCTCCTACGACTTTAGCGCTGGCGACGAGGCTGAAGGAAATTGAAGATCTGACAGTGTCGCTCCCGCTGCCGCCCTGGGCGGCTTCATCGATCACATCGCCGGTTTCATTCACGACATAGGTATCGTTGCCGCTGCCACCGTTCATCGTGTCGGCGCCGAGGCCGCCATCGATATAGTCATTACCAGCCTCGGCCCGGAAAGAGTTGTTCCCTGCGTTGCCGGTCAGCTTATCGGCGAACTTCGTGGAGTGAATCGCCTCGATGTTCACAAATTTATCGGTCTTTCCGAAGCCGTCGATGGCTACGCCGGTGGCAAGATTGACTGTGACACCCAGCGATCCACCAACATCCGCATCGCGATGAAAGCGGATCACATCGAAGCCTCCCCGGCCGTCGATATAGTCTCTTCCCCCAAAGCCCATGAATTGCTCATCCGTGCTCGAGCCGCGGATAGTGTCCGCGAACTGTGTTCCAGCGAACGACTCGACACTCGTAAACGTCTCGGCATTGCCGTAGGGGTCGGTTACCGTCCCCGCTGCTGCGTCCAGAACGATGCCTTGGATTGCGGCCGGGTCATCGTGAGTGACGCGGAAATTCAGGTAGTCAGTGCCCGCCCCGCCATCATAGGTGTCTTTGCCCTGTCCTCCGGACATCAAATCGTCGCCTGCTCCTCCGGAGAAAGTGTCGTTGCCGCCCCAACCGAACATGTCATCGTGGCCGGCGGAACCAACAAGCGTATCGTCGCGATTCATCAGCCATTGTTCGAGCCTGCCCGGATCATAAACTTCGGCTGCGTTTTCAAAGGCGACAAGGGATAGATTGAGGCCCTCCAGCCGCTGGACCAGCGTCGTCCCGTCGTTCAGCAGCAGGTCGATCCGGGCAATCGTGCCGCCCGTTGCGCCATCTGAACCGAAGGCGAAACCAGTTCCAACGATTTTGAGCTTGAGGCCGTTGTCGAGCTGAAAGGTGATCGTGGTCGAGCTCGGTGTTCCAATCCGCGTCGCTGTCTCCAGATTTACTAAATCTCTGAGCGGCGGATTGTAATCGAAACCATCAATAGGTGGCGTGTAATCCATCGGATACTTGCCGCCTGGAAAGAAATACGTCTGTTTTGCCATGGCCACCTCGACTACATGGGACGGAGTCAATACAGATTAAACTACCGTGCCCGGGAATGATTAGGTTGTGGGTTGTAGGACTATGAGAATGCGCTGGGGGTAACAACTCCCATATGGGGGCGAGGGAGAGCCCTTGGCAATGAAATGGGCACTATATTTCGCTCGCACCGCTGCGAAGCCGTTCCGACTATTGCAGCCTTGAGAGAAGCAGCATCAACTGTCCTTGCCTCGAAGTCCCTGTCTTCTGGAGGATGGACTTCAATCTGGTTCTCGCAGTCTCTACCGTGATACCGAGCTGCTCCGCAGCATCGGCGACCGACTCGCCATTAACCAGCCGTCGGCAAAACATAATCTCCGAAGGGGTCAACGTGAATATTGCGCTGAGCGTTGAGAGATCGGCTGTGTCCGGGATCGCAGGGTTGAGCTCGGTCACAAGCACCAGTATGAGCTGGCGAGGCGGAAGTAGCGATATGTTGGTTCTCGCCGGCTCAGCCGGAGGGAGTGCCGCCATTGTTATCTGCCACGCTCCAGCGGATGTCCGAAAGGATATGCGCTCCCCGTCTGTGGGAATTCCTTGCGAAAGTTTGGCCAGGACTGAGCCGAAGCGGGCGTCCGCATCCGTGTTCGCTATGAAACAGCGGTCGCTTCGAACAATCAGCGCCTGCCCCGACGAGACGATTTGCAGTGCCATCTGGTTTGCTTCGCGAACCAGACGGTCGCCCTCGACTACGAACGCCGCACATCGATTGCGCTCCACAAGTGCGGCTGCGGCCATAGTCTGCTCAACGCCCGTTCGCATGAGACGAGCGAGGCTGATAGACCGTTCCAGGTTCCCGCGCACTCTTGTCAGGACTTCAACCGCGGCTTTGCCGTAAGTTTCGGACAGCGAGAGTGGGAAGTTCATGATGAACTGGATGGTCTCTCCGCGGTCGCCGAGGATCTTCATGCCCGCCCCAGCCTCGACGTCTTTCTGCGGGCGCAGCCAGTCGTTGTAGAATTCGGTGTCGGCAAAGGTTCGCGCCGGGAAAACCTCCTCGGAAAGGGCAGTGATCCCGCTTCTGGCCCCAGACCAATAGGGTATCCAAGGGTTGATATATGCGAAGTGATCACTGAAGGATTTGGCGAAAGCGGGATCGATGTTCCGCACCGCCAGGAAATTGAGCCGGCTCTCGGCGAAATTCATATTCCAAAGGCCGCCGAAGGAACCCGGAAATGCGTGACTGAGAACGCCAGGCACTTCGTCCCATGAACCGGCTCCAAACGCGGCCGCGTCGATCGAGGCAGCAAGGTCCGCGCTGATGGCTGCTACATGCTTCTCGCTGTAAGTACCGACGCGACTTTGCCCCATACCCCACAGCCGCCCCCGCGGCCGCCCCCGAATAAGTACGGGACCTTCCCCATGTCGATCCCGCAGCAAAGATAGCGTGTACAACTGCCCTTGGGAACAGCCTGGGTTTCATTAGTAAGACCGTATGTCCGCCTCCTTGACTGATGTTGCTTGTCCGGCGCGGCATGTCCAGGGTTGCTCGGGTTGCCAGACCCGAGAAACGTGGCACTCATGCAAACGCCCGGTGCTACCGGTGAGAAAGCTCGCGAGTTTCGTCGGCATTCCAATACGGTGGACCATGCGTCTATTGGCATCGCACGCCGCAACTCGCTGTTTGCTGGCAGTTGAGGGAGAGCAGAAATCTGGGCGGTCCTCGCGTCTCTTCTTCAAATAGCCCGGCTCAACGGATTTGATCAATTGATCCCTATACTTGGGTGGTTGACGTCCTTGAAAAGATCGTATCCAAGCAGGTGAAAAGCCATGAGCTTGACCAGCTTTTGGCCTGGAATTGGAAAAAGCAACGAGAGGCGGAGGGGAAACTCTTGTCGAGAGCAGCGTGAAACGGCCCCGACCCGCACCGATAATGTCACTTGACGAGCTGGAGGTCTGGTTCGACACGGCCAAGCCAGCACCGCATTGCGGGGGTGTATCGATGTTGAACGGCTTTCTGACGGCGCTGGCCGCCGGGCCGGCCTTCCTGCTGCCCAATGACTGGATGTGGCATGTTATCGGCGAACACGAGCAGCGAGCATTCATCGGCAACAAAATACAGGCTGTCATCGATACAATCGTTGATCACTACAACCTGGTAGCCCACCAGCTCACCAGACCTGGTGCTTATGCGCCGATCTACATGCGTACGGATGACGAGGAGGTTCTCGCTGCCGATTGGGCGGATGGGTTCTTCGGCGCGATGAACCTCAGCCTTGAGCAATGGGCACCGCTGTTTGCGGATAAGAAAGCCGGCGAGCCGCTCCTGGCCATCTTGCCGCAAACCACCGATCCGCAACTGGCTGAGATCATTACGTCGATTTACCCGACGCCACCGGACGCCCAACCGCTGTTTAAAGAAGCCTGGCGAGCGTTACCCAAAGCCGTCGAGGCCATCTACGCCTATAGCAAGCCCTTGCGCTTCAACCCCGCCGCACCTGCAAGCCAAGCTTAGTAGTTATCATCTGGCGCGAGTGGATGCATGAGGTGGCGAACCAACCGAGCAGAACTATTGTGTACCCCCATAACCGGACGCGAGCAGCGTCTCCTTGATCGGCAACCGCTTGAATCGATCGCGGATTCCTCCTTCCATCGCGCTTGAATTACGGAGAATCCCGTATATTCCGCAAAAAAAGTTTGTCCGCGTGTTGCTCGAGGTAGAGCCCCGGTTCGCTGAGCTTGGCGCGATCAGCATCGGACTCGAGATCGAGGTAGATCGATGGACGCCGCTCAGCGATAGCGAGTGCAAGCGTCGTTTTTCCTACCTGCCGTGGGCCGATAAGCGCGAGGGCGGGGTTTGTATCGACGAGTTCTGTCAGCGTGGTGGTAATATGGCGCTCAATTATCCTTACATTTATGGAGTTTGA contains the following coding sequences:
- a CDS encoding calcium-binding protein, with protein sequence MGVTVSVSDDFGLDMRDFDFSSLLYGDSYSRSSTSLTVYYGSWADQFRGTGFKYDSNGFPTAGTVTSYAILYNGIRMAIVSGASIAATKIAAAAKTSSLSDDIAIISTALAGDDVIDGGEEGNYLRGHAGNDVISGGSSSDDLYGDDGSDTLYGKSSVDYLYGGNGNDKLNGGASYDYVYGGAGSDTATYAGASAGVTASLADPSSNTADAQWDSYSSIENLEGSSYADRLEGDANANTLTGGAGSDELVGGAGNDTLIGGMGADELFGESGFDTASYATATVGVTASLANASANTNEAAGDVYSSIEVLVGSKFNDTLFGNAGANNLFGGDGNDTLIGGAGADVHYGANGIDTVSYAGATLGVIANMGDISVNTNDATGDKYDSIENLVGSNYADKLYGTTGANNITGGNGNDLLHGYSGNDVIYGGAGADQLYGGYGADKFIFRALSDSSAVSSDTVFDFLLSEQDRIDLSAIDANSSVAGNQAFSFIGVAAFSGSAGQLRVVKQTSDTYIYGDLNGDKVADLKIHLDDAVTLTKDYFMA
- a CDS encoding calcium-binding protein translates to MAILTGTSGNDSLTGTENETNYISALEGDDTVSGRSLRDQIFGGDGTDGLYGYDGSDDLWGEAGDDSIFGGEGDDQILSGTGSDSVFGEEGDDSIYLYEALTGDVKTVTAGAGDDYIYAGVSADSLDGGRGQDALDYGSSASGVTVNLLTGQGSGGWATGDTYRSIEDVSGTGSDDTLTGNGNYNELLGTFGNDLIEGGAGGDYLDGGEDVDILSYRGSDSGVYVDLTTQTASGGDAQGDTILNFETINASDFNDVLVGGDDSSTVRASGGNDSISGRGGIDHLFGDAGNDSFYGGADVDLLDAGSGNDLLRGDLGADQLTGGDGADSFMFRWVSDTTADISGQDIIRDFSRGQGDLIDLAYIDPSISTPANQGFSFVGTAAFSGGIGELRYEVSGSDTYIYADIDGDLSADMSIMIDSVIALQNSDFVL
- a CDS encoding calcium-binding protein, translated to MAKQTYFFPGGKYPMDYTPPIDGFDYNPPLRDLVNLETATRIGTPSSTTITFQLDNGLKLKIVGTGFAFGSDGATGGTIARIDLLLNDGTTLVQRLEGLNLSLVAFENAAEVYDPGRLEQWLMNRDDTLVGSAGHDDMFGWGGNDTFSGGAGDDLMSGGQGKDTYDGGAGTDYLNFRVTHDDPAAIQGIVLDAAAGTVTDPYGNAETFTSVESFAGTQFADTIRGSSTDEQFMGFGGRDYIDGRGGFDVIRFHRDADVGGSLGVTVNLATGVAIDGFGKTDKFVNIEAIHSTKFADKLTGNAGNNSFRAEAGNDYIDGGLGADTMNGGSGNDTYVVNETGDVIDEAAQGGSGSDTVRSSISFSLVASAKVVGAVENLTLLGTGNTNATGNGLANTLIGNSGNNILNGGAGKDKLTGGLGNDSFFFNTTLSATTNVDSITDFNVANDTIRLENAVFTAIVGTATLTAAQFVKNTTGLAADASDRIIYESDTGKLFYDSNGNAAGGSVHFATVSTDLGVTAADFFVV
- a CDS encoding helix-turn-helix transcriptional regulator; amino-acid sequence: MGQSRVGTYSEKHVAAISADLAASIDAAAFGAGSWDEVPGVLSHAFPGSFGGLWNMNFAESRLNFLAVRNIDPAFAKSFSDHFAYINPWIPYWSGARSGITALSEEVFPARTFADTEFYNDWLRPQKDVEAGAGMKILGDRGETIQFIMNFPLSLSETYGKAAVEVLTRVRGNLERSISLARLMRTGVEQTMAAAALVERNRCAAFVVEGDRLVREANQMALQIVSSGQALIVRSDRCFIANTDADARFGSVLAKLSQGIPTDGERISFRTSAGAWQITMAALPPAEPARTNISLLPPRQLILVLVTELNPAIPDTADLSTLSAIFTLTPSEIMFCRRLVNGESVADAAEQLGITVETARTRLKSILQKTGTSRQGQLMLLLSRLQ
- a CDS encoding UPF0149 family protein; this translates as MKRPRPAPIMSLDELEVWFDTAKPAPHCGGVSMLNGFLTALAAGPAFLLPNDWMWHVIGEHEQRAFIGNKIQAVIDTIVDHYNLVAHQLTRPGAYAPIYMRTDDEEVLAADWADGFFGAMNLSLEQWAPLFADKKAGEPLLAILPQTTDPQLAEIITSIYPTPPDAQPLFKEAWRALPKAVEAIYAYSKPLRFNPAAPASQA
- a CDS encoding AAA family ATPase, whose product is MRLDAISRHAPATKHLNLAILESNSINVRIIERHITTTLTELVDTNPALALIGPRQVGKTTLALAIAERRPSIYLDLESDADRAKLSEPGLYLEQHADKLFLRNIRDSP